A single Venturia canescens isolate UGA chromosome 1, ASM1945775v1, whole genome shotgun sequence DNA region contains:
- the LOC122419574 gene encoding uncharacterized protein isoform X1 — MTPDNSSDSENIANVLEKRLKRLEKMMKRKRHNKKRRSHRRRSSSSETDRERKRRRSISWSSERGFESDDNDVTEIGESSQTNVGAVQRDIIVDPSVTESTVAKTQDGDVEVVDTRGQSNEGPQGKTLLGDVPEGDLAINAQILELMGKRVSDTRAMSDAIPTELAIRWEEILQRGLPLEEVSSIMKKYTPPVNASFIDPPRINPEVNGAISEPNKKRDERIVVKQNKISACLSVVGKMFQAVLCEKQEKFMLLEQLSDVGRLLSDLQHDESSVRKNLILANLNTPFKEVLAKTTADELLFGKSLEEKIKAAKILENSSRELKPSHSVTVPKGSKNGKVPPRRQTGQHFQRTSVAGGKKPYISKSLNNVSRQRGSRRREELKRRQEQRH, encoded by the exons ATGACACCGGATAATTCAAGTGATAGCGAAAATATAGCAAATGTTCTTGAAAAGAGATTGAAAAGgctggaaaaaatgatgaagagGAAAAGacataataaaaaacggagaa GTCATCGTAGACGTTCGAGTTCGTCGGAGACGGATAGGGAAAGGAAGAGAAGGAGGTCGATAAGCTGGTCGAGTGAGCGAGGTTTTGAAAGCGACGATAACGATGTTACGGAGATTGGCGAATCGTCGCAGACGAACGTTGGGGCAGTGCAGAGGGACATCATCGTCGATCCTTCGGTGACTGAGTCAACAGTTGCCAAGACACAGGATGGGGATGTCGAAGTCGTCGACACTCGAGGTCAGTCCAATGAAGGTCCGCAAGGGAAAACCTTGCTTGGTGATGTTCCTGAGGGCGATTTGGCCATTAATGCTCAGATTCTTGAGCTCATGGGGAAGAGAGTATCGGATACTCGTGCGATGAGCGACGCGATTCCGACTGAATTGGCAATAAGATGGGAGGAAATTTTACAAAGAGGCCTTCCTCTTGAGGAGGTTTCTtcgatcatgaaaaaatacactcCACCAGTGAACGCAAGTTTTATAGATCCACCGCGGATTAATCCGGAGGTGAATGGTGCCATTTCGGAGccaaataaaaagagagacgaaAGGATTGTTGTTAAGCAAAACAAAATTAGCGCATGTCTCTCCGTCGTGGGGAAAATGTTTCAAGCGGttttatgtgaaaaacaagaaaagttCATGCTCTTAGAACAACTGAGCGACGTCGGTCGTCTTTTATCAGATCTTCAACATGATGAGTCGTCGGTCAGGAAGAATTTGATTCTCGCGAATTTAAACACGCCTTTCAAAGAGGTTCTAGCGAAGACGACGGCAGATGAATTGTTGTTCGGAAAGAGcctcgaggaaaaaattaaagcggcaaaaatactcgaaaattCGTCTCGTGAGTTGAAACCGAGTCATTCAGTGACAGTTCCTAAGGGTTCAAAAAACGGGAAGGTCCCGCCCCGACGTCAGACCGGTCAGCATTTCCAGAGGACGTCAGTAGCGGGCGGGAAGAAACCGTATATTTCGAAAAGCCTGAACAACGTTTCGCGGCAGAGAGGCAGCCGTCGTCGGGAGGAACTAAAACGGAGACAAGAGCAGCGTCATTAG
- the LOC122419574 gene encoding uncharacterized protein isoform X2 translates to MGMSKSSTLEGTASTVEEPFPGGREVIVRAFQARHIPEEALHLMVSSLRLSSLKQYDCALRKWWNFCRRKKINPFQPSMEEVIEILAEEFKGGAAHGSLNSLRSAISLVVGPHVGQDFHIRRLFKGISELRPSRPKYDHTWDPKVVLDYFDKLDDNENMPLGLLSGKLITLLALITGQRMQTLSLIKLQNIERSQDVVQVKIPDIIKTSGRNRSQPLLLLPKYEINEKICVVRTLDNYLQRTDRIRGQVDSLFVSLKKPIREVSAGTLAKWTKNVLKASGVDTQVFSAHSTRHASTSAAKQKGLGIDSIRKAAGWSEKSKTFARFYDLPVVPDNTAFANAIYEKAVLF, encoded by the exons ATGGGGATGTCGAAGTCGTCGACACTCGAG GGAACCGCATCCACTGTGGAAGAGCCTTTCCCTGGTGGTCGGGAGGTTATAGTGAGAGCTTTTCAAGCAAGACATATTCCGGAAGAAGCATTACATTTGATGGTCTCGTCGCTGCGTCTTTCGTCGCTTAAACAGTATGACTGCGCTTTAAGGAAGTGGTGGAATTTTTGTCGGAGAAAGAAGATCAATCCTTTTCAGCCATCGATGGAGGAAGTGATTGAAATTCTCGCAGAAGAGTTTAAGGGAGGAGCGGCTCACGGATCGCTTAATTCCCTTAGATCGGCGATTTCTTTGGTAGTTGGTCCTCACGTGGGTCAAGATTTTCATATTCGACGTCTGTTCAAAGGGATATCGGAACTTCGCCCATCAAGACCAAAATATGATCATACATGGGATCCGAAAGTAGTTTTGGATTATTTTGATAAGTTGGATGACAATGAGAATATGCCGCTAGGCTTGCTGTCTGGAAAGCTCATCACTCTTTTAGCTCTTATAACGGGTCAGAGGATGCAGACGCTGTCATTAATCAAATTGCAGAACATCGAAAGAAGTCAGGACGTGGTACAGGTTAAGATACCGGATATAATCAAAACATCGGGCCGAAATCGTTCACAGCCGCTTCTGTTACTACCTAAATAtgagataaatgaaaaaatttgtgttgtaCGAACGTTGGACAATTATTTACAAAGGACGGATCGAATAAGAGGTCAAGTTGATTCGTTGTTTGTTTCGTTGAAGAAACCAATTAGAGAAGTTTCGGCTGGAACTCTGGCAAAATGGACAAAGAATGTTTTGAAAGCGAGTGGCGTCGATACTCAGGTATTCTCAGCGCATAGTACGCGTCATGCGTCGACCTCAGCCGCCAAACAAAAGGGTCTTGGCATCGACAGCATTAGGAAGGCAGCAGGTTGGTCAGAGAAGTCTAAAACGTTTGCTCGATTTTATGACTTGCCAGTTGTACCGGATAACACTGCGTTTGCCAATGCAATCTACGAAAAAGCTGTGTTATTTTAG